The following coding sequences lie in one Oncorhynchus kisutch isolate 150728-3 linkage group LG17, Okis_V2, whole genome shotgun sequence genomic window:
- the LOC109907851 gene encoding microtubule-associated protein RP/EB family member 1-like gives MAVNVYSTSVCSDNLSRHDMLAWINESLQINLTKIELLCSGAAYCQFMDMLFPGCVPLKKVKFAAKLEHEFIHNYKILQAGFKRMGVDKIIPVDKLIKGKFQDNFEYVQWFKKFFDANYDGKEYDPVEARQGQDTMPSPAVSALNKPKKILNAAPQRAAVAKVAPKMAPSSARRPGAGGGDEERAELIQEVNILKSTIQDMEKERDFYFGKLRNIELICQEKEGEGDPTLQRIVDILYATDEGFVIPDAESEDHEEF, from the exons ATGGCTGTGAACGTTTACTCAACCTCAGTGTGCAGTGACAATTTGAGTCGTCATGACATGCTTGCATGGATTAATGAATCGTTACAGATCAACCTTACCAAGATAGAGCTGTTATGTTCAG GTGCGGCCTACTGCCAGTTCATGGACATGCTTTTTCCTGGCTGTGTGCCTTTGAAGAAAGTCAAATTTGCTGCAAAACTTGAGCACGAATTCATTCACAACTACAAGATCTTGCAAGCTGGCTTCAAAAGAATGGGTGTTGACAAA ATCATCCCTGTTGACAAGTTGATAAAAGGCAAGTTCCAGGACAACTTTGAGTATGTGCAGTGGTTCAAGAAGTTCTTTGATGCCAACTACGATGGGAAGGAGTACGACCCTGTGGAGGCTCGGCAGGGCCAAGACACCATGCCCAGCCCTGCCGTGTCTGCCCTCAACAAACCCAAGAAGATCCTCAATGCTG CACCCCAGCGGGCAGCAGTTGCCAAGGTAGCACCCAAAATGGCGCCCAGCTCGGCACGAAGACCAGGGGCTGGCGGAGGTGACGAGGAGCGGGCCGAACTCATCCAGGAA GTGAATATACTGAAGTCCACCATCCAGGACATGGAGAAGGAGCGGGACTTCTATTTTGGCAAACTGAGGAACATTGAGCTCATCTGCCAAGAGAAGGAAGGCGAGGGTGACCCCACACTGCAGAGGATTGTAGATATACTCTACGCCACAGAC GAGGGCTTCGTCATACCGGACGCTGAGTCAGAGGACCACGAGGAGTTCTAA